The genomic window ACTACAGCCTGGCGCAGAACTATCCGAACCCGTTCAACCCGACCACCATGCTGGCCTTCGATCTGAAGAATGCCGGCGAGTGGTCAGTCACCATCTACAACGTGACCGGTCAGGTCGTCAATGTCCTTTCCGGCTACGATGAAGCTGGTACTGTAACAGTTGAGTGGGATGCCTCCTCACTGGCTTCTGGCATCTACTTCTACAAACTCGAAGCAGGTGACTTCAGCGCCACGAAGAAGGCGGTTCTGCTGAAGTAAGTCATTGATTTGACTAACGATATCCCTGGAGAGGTGAATTCCTCTCCGGGGATTCATAACCGGAGGGAGGACGACTGACCTTAGGATTTGCTAACGACCGTAGTTGGAGAGTTTGACCGTAGGATCTAGTGATGGATGACCAGAGTACTAGCCGCCAGCGTACTGATACGCTTTCGTCAGGTCATCCTTTTTGTTGTTTGAGTTCGTGTACCGTCCGGTTCGCAGCCGATGTGCATTCCATTGCACTGTTGCGCACCAGCCCGGGCCGGGATACACGCTTTATGGTTACCTCACCTTACTTCTCACAGGTCGCTGCAAGGGGAACTGTATCGTCAGGTTGTTAAGAGTCGATGCAAATAGCGGGTGAATTCCGATAACCCTTTGGAGTTCTGACGCTTATAAGGACATAGTCAGAACCGATTCGGCCCGAAGCCGACCGACAAAAACCGACTCCAGGATGGACTCAGATTGTCGGAATAGGAAAGATATTCCGGTCTGATTATTGCTCGACCGGAAGCGGAGAAATCTGCTAAGCAGTGTTTGGGAGTTTATGAATTCGAGGTACTATAAAGCATTACTGGGCACTATTCTGCTGATCCTTTTTGCCGGTTCGGCCTCAGCCCAATATGACCCTTTCGGTACCACCGATCTGGTCTACATTGATTCGGCTGAGGCCGGTCCGGGAGAGGACGTTTCGGTCCGGTTCCTGGTCCGAAACGACGAAAAGCTCGGATCTCTCTCCATACCAATCACTTACAATCCCTCGCTGCTCACCCTCCGCAGCATCGACTTTTCCGGCTCTCGCGTCGATTACATCGAAAACAAAATTACCAAGCCGGAGGAAATCAAGGATATCGACGGCCATTTCGTTGTGGCCGTCATCCAGATTCTCGAAGATCCGATTGGCGCCGGCGACGGTGCCGTTTTCACCGCGACTTTCAAGGTGGCTGACTCCGCTGTTCCCGGGACGGTCACGACAATAGACTCGCTGTACTATCCCCCGGGAGGCGATCTGGTGCTGGTAGGGTTCGATGATGCCACCATCATCCACCCTGCTTTTGTGCCCGGCAAGGTGGTCGTGGGCGGCCCCAATCGGGCTCCTGTCTTTGACGCTATTGAAAAGCACTATGTTCTGGAAGGAGATACGCTGGACCTTGAAGTGGCAGCGGCGGATCCGGATGGCGACAAGCTGATTATAGCCGTTACGTCCAAGCCCGCCGGAGCCGCTTTTGTCGATCACGGCGACGGCAGCGGCTGGCTGATCTGGTCACCCGGTTTTGTAGGCCCGAATTCCGCAGACGGCTCCCCGTTCGAACTGGCCTTCTGGGCCAGCGACGGTAACCTTTCGGCTCAACAGCAGGCTGTCGTGGAGGTAGTTAACCGGAATCGTGCTCCCGTGATAAGTGCTCCGGCCGAGGTTGAGATCACCGCCGGCGGCAGCCTTTTCTTCACCGTCAGCGCCGCCGATCCCGATTTTGAGACGGTCTCCTGGGCCTGGGCGAGTTCCCTGTCCGGTGCCGCATTTGACGGCGACAATCCCGGCCAGTTCAGCTGGACGGCGCCCATTACCGATTCCGGGACGTCCGTCGTCACGTTTATCGCCAGCGATGCGCACGGCTTTTCGGATACCGCCCTCGTTACGGTAACGGTGCACGCGGCGCCCGTCTATTCGCTGCGGCTGGACACCATGGAGGTCTACCCGGGCGACATTGTTGACTATCACGTGCAGTTGGGCAATATGCTGCCGGTCAGCGGCTTCAACGTTCTGTTTAACTACGATCCGGCCACGCTGACGCTTCTGGACCTGACCAAGGAAGGTACCCGGGCGGACGGCTTGGAGTACTACTCGATCACCTATGATGACAACGGTATCGCCGGCAACGTTCGTATCATCGGCGTTGCCGATCAGGGCGGCGGCACGCCGCCGCTTGCGGCCGGTGATGGAGCGATCGCTCTGGCGAAGATCCGGGTGACGGGCAACCTGGCCTACGCCGGGATGACCATCCCGATCCGTTTCCGTTTTCTCGACATCTATACCAGGGACGACAACACGCTGGCCGATTCGTCCGGCGAGAAGATCGAGCAGGATGACATTATTTACGAGGACGGCTGGATCGCCATTGCCGGCCTGGATCACGTTCGGATCGGTGACATCAACCTCAATGGGCTGGCGGCGGAGATCAGCGACGTTATTTACTTTACGAATTACTTCATTGACCCGCAGACCTATAGCTTCAATGCGTTGCAGTATGCGAATTCCGACGTCAATCGTGACAATATCGTTGCCAGCGTCTCCGATCTGGTGGCGCTGATCAACATGTTGATAGCCGGCCAGGCCGGCAAGCCTGCATCGACAGAGGACCTTGACGGTACGGTGATGATCCGCAAGGATAGTGACCGCACGGTGCTGGCGTATGAAACCGATTTTGCGGTTGGCGGGCTGTTTATCTCACTGGAGGCCGGCGAAGGCACGGAAGTCGAAGCACTCGACGTTGTCAAGGACAACATGACGCTGGATTTCCGGGAGGAAGGCGGCGAAATCAGGTTTATCATGTACAGCCTGAACGGCGACGTGCTGCCGGCGGGATCGCACGACCTCTTCGCGCTCGAGGGGGCCGGCGAAGTGCAGATTTCAGTAGTCGACCTGGCCTCGGCGGACGGCCGGCACGTGTCGGTGGCTGTCCAGAAGGAGACCGGCGACCTCCCGGTGGACTTCGCCTTGCGCCAGAACTACCCCAATCCCTTCAATCCGACAACGAGTATCGGCTTCCAGGTGCCCGCGCCGAGCAACGTGCGGCTCGTCGTGTACAACGTCCTGGGCCGCAGTGTAAAGACACTTCTGGACAAGGAATTTCCGCGGGGCACCTACACGGTGACCTGGGACGGCACTGATGAGTCCGGCCGGCCCGCGGCCTCGGGCGTGTACCTGTATCGCCTGGAGTCCGCGGACGTATCGCTCTCGCGGAAGATGGTGCTTTTGAAATGATCCGCAATGTGCCTGATGAAATGAGAAAGATGTACGATTAATATACCGAGGTAGCGAGACGATGAGACGTTTGAAAATTCCTATCCTGACGGCTTTGATACTTCTGGCGTTTACCGGTCTGTCCCGAGCACAGGACCACCTGGGCTGTGATGATCTGACCAAATCGACTATCGATACGGTCCGTGTGGTCTCCACGGAGGGCAAGCCGGGTGAGATAGTTGACATGCCGATCAGAATGAAAAACGACTCCATCTGTACGGCTTTCCAGATTCTGATACAGTTTGACACGACCTGGCTGACGCCGGTGTTCATCCGGGACTCAACCTGCTCGGAAGCTGATACGCTGGGCAACTGCATTGTCTGGAGTGTCGACAGCAATTTTGTCGACTACGTTATTCACGATCCCCGTTTTCTGAAGACCGACACGTCCGGTCCGTTCAATGACATAATAGACACGGTCACGAATTTCACGGCTAGCTTCTTCCAGGGCAAGGAGGATGTAATAGCGTGCAACTTCCTGCCGCAGTTTACCAAGATTGACTCGTTGGCGGGCGGGGCTGACGCCATCTTCTCGCTCAGGTTCATGGTGGACGAGAACATGCCGCATCATGCGCTGGCGGAATTCATACTCTTCGAAATCGATATCTTTGTTGTCGATAGCCCCCTGGGCATCCCCGACACAACGTACTTTGACGGGTGCAATTCCACCCAGCTGACCACGGCGTGGTTCACCGGGGTGGAGACGCAGACGTTCCAGGTGTTTCCGACCACCAATACGAGCACGCCGATGTTCTTCCGCGCCGACACGGGCTTTGTCCCGACGGACGATCCGACGATCTCGCTTACGGCTTTCCCGACCACGGTGTCACCCGGCGGCCAGTCCAATCTCAACTGGCTGGCGACCAACGCCGATACGGTTATCCTGTACGGTCCGTCCAGCGCGGTTCTTCTCGCTACGCCAACGATGAGCGGCACGTTCCCGGTCACCCTGCCGACGACCGAGGGCAGCTACCAGTACTCCGCCACGGCCAAGCAGAACACGGGGAAGACGGCGACGAGCTACGCCACCGTCACGGTATCCGCGGGGGGCGGTGGAGACGGCCCGGTGATTACGTTCGTTCCGGCGGATGTCTCCTACCGGATTAACCAGGGCGAGACCGTTTCGTTCACGGTCGAGGCAGCGGAGGGCGACGGTGATCAGGTGACTCTGACGGCCAGTTCGCTGCCGAACAACGCCGCGTTTGCTCCAACCAACCCGGTGATCGGGATCGGGTCCGTTTCGGGGACGTTCAGTTTCACGCCCGATTTCAACCAGGAGGGATCGTTTGTCGTCAGTTTCACGGCCGAGGACAAGGACGGCTCGACCACCCGGTCGGTGACTATTATGGTCGACAAGCTGCAGGTTGACCGCCTGTTCTCCACCTCGGCGCCGGGGCAGAAACCCGTCGGCGGCCTGCGCGGAACGGGCGGCATCTATTTCCCGATCAACCTGGTCACCTCGAAGACGGTCTACGGCGTGCAGTTTGACATGCTGTACCCTTCGACCATCGTGACCGTCGATTCGTTTGTCA from Acidobacteriota bacterium includes these protein-coding regions:
- a CDS encoding cohesin domain-containing protein is translated as MNSRYYKALLGTILLILFAGSASAQYDPFGTTDLVYIDSAEAGPGEDVSVRFLVRNDEKLGSLSIPITYNPSLLTLRSIDFSGSRVDYIENKITKPEEIKDIDGHFVVAVIQILEDPIGAGDGAVFTATFKVADSAVPGTVTTIDSLYYPPGGDLVLVGFDDATIIHPAFVPGKVVVGGPNRAPVFDAIEKHYVLEGDTLDLEVAAADPDGDKLIIAVTSKPAGAAFVDHGDGSGWLIWSPGFVGPNSADGSPFELAFWASDGNLSAQQQAVVEVVNRNRAPVISAPAEVEITAGGSLFFTVSAADPDFETVSWAWASSLSGAAFDGDNPGQFSWTAPITDSGTSVVTFIASDAHGFSDTALVTVTVHAAPVYSLRLDTMEVYPGDIVDYHVQLGNMLPVSGFNVLFNYDPATLTLLDLTKEGTRADGLEYYSITYDDNGIAGNVRIIGVADQGGGTPPLAAGDGAIALAKIRVTGNLAYAGMTIPIRFRFLDIYTRDDNTLADSSGEKIEQDDIIYEDGWIAIAGLDHVRIGDINLNGLAAEISDVIYFTNYFIDPQTYSFNALQYANSDVNRDNIVASVSDLVALINMLIAGQAGKPASTEDLDGTVMIRKDSDRTVLAYETDFAVGGLFISLEAGEGTEVEALDVVKDNMTLDFREEGGEIRFIMYSLNGDVLPAGSHDLFALEGAGEVQISVVDLASADGRHVSVAVQKETGDLPVDFALRQNYPNPFNPTTSIGFQVPAPSNVRLVVYNVLGRSVKTLLDKEFPRGTYTVTWDGTDESGRPAASGVYLYRLESADVSLSRKMVLLK
- a CDS encoding T9SS type A sorting domain-containing protein — protein: MRRLKIPILTALILLAFTGLSRAQDHLGCDDLTKSTIDTVRVVSTEGKPGEIVDMPIRMKNDSICTAFQILIQFDTTWLTPVFIRDSTCSEADTLGNCIVWSVDSNFVDYVIHDPRFLKTDTSGPFNDIIDTVTNFTASFFQGKEDVIACNFLPQFTKIDSLAGGADAIFSLRFMVDENMPHHALAEFILFEIDIFVVDSPLGIPDTTYFDGCNSTQLTTAWFTGVETQTFQVFPTTNTSTPMFFRADTGFVPTDDPTISLTAFPTTVSPGGQSNLNWLATNADTVILYGPSSAVLLATPTMSGTFPVTLPTTEGSYQYSATAKQNTGKTATSYATVTVSAGGGGDGPVITFVPADVSYRINQGETVSFTVEAAEGDGDQVTLTASSLPNNAAFAPTNPVIGIGSVSGTFSFTPDFNQEGSFVVSFTAEDKDGSTTRSVTIMVDKLQVDRLFSTSAPGQKPVGGLRGTGGIYFPINLVTSKTVYGVQFDMLYPSTIVTVDSFVTTGRIPEYVVYDNIGQVPGEVRVLAFGLANEPVGSDTTTAILWAVMTLDEDAVPWSTHTIYLQNGRESVSPDPNIGSLPLVTDSGVVEIDNPGDVNLDKFIDVDDAVGIVSSIIETFLLTRRQFDVADVIENDSVNVFDLVGVVNLIYGIPLAPSPTPSFPGDTALILLAFEDMARGSSDIVTVASEGIPEQLAGVQLEVSYDPSAVSLGAPSLTRDNERFALSYKDNGNGRMTIVLYHMAPLKTDELIQAGGADLVYIPAIARTDIKSGDRTRIRVTDAMLSTASAASVNVSGVDRSGISGLPGTFVLEQNYPNPFNPETRIAFSLSHAAHVKLTIFNVLGQHVRSLIDGPMDTGEEHEVVWDATDDLGRRVASGIYLYRLKVGDENQTKKMLFLK